In Halalkalicoccus subterraneus, one DNA window encodes the following:
- a CDS encoding sulfotransferase family protein, with protein sequence MTNEVVSEDKRSILSEHRADDFDSILLIVSASRGGSSLLFDTLRHHEGTCSPDGEHGKWYTFNGTCYPAFDSDRIPADFEAFDRERLLTDLLADVGATEASGDRLHRVDDALVRLPLQFPDRELPYGEMREQLLDGASLDEVLDSVGISTLNYDAFADGDADDPVEDEAIEERPFITSHDHKRGLVEEDFERTLVLKTSVDAYRLPWIREQLFPETDVDVVHLTRNPAASINGLYDGWRLNRGFQTYDVGELDLEDYGGSLWNYDLPPGWFRDGRLIDVCLKQWTQAHRHILEGREAFDDVLRVRFEDLLTETESTIAEIVEFTDLGESSLLAENAEDLNQVMTTKEPERARWRNREELVRGALDRADEPFEEVVEKLGYTEESEWI encoded by the coding sequence GTGACGAACGAGGTCGTCTCGGAGGACAAACGATCGATCCTATCGGAGCATCGGGCCGACGATTTCGACAGTATCCTGCTCATCGTGTCGGCGTCACGGGGGGGAAGTAGCCTCCTGTTCGACACCCTTCGACACCACGAGGGGACGTGTAGCCCCGACGGCGAGCACGGCAAGTGGTACACGTTCAACGGGACCTGTTACCCGGCGTTCGACTCCGACCGAATCCCCGCCGACTTCGAGGCGTTCGACCGGGAGCGGCTCCTGACGGACCTGCTTGCGGACGTCGGCGCGACCGAGGCGTCCGGCGACCGGCTCCACCGGGTCGACGACGCGCTCGTCCGACTTCCACTGCAGTTCCCCGACCGGGAGCTACCATACGGCGAGATGCGCGAGCAGTTGCTCGACGGTGCCTCGCTCGACGAAGTGCTCGATTCGGTCGGGATCTCGACGCTCAACTACGACGCGTTCGCCGACGGGGACGCCGACGACCCGGTCGAGGACGAGGCGATCGAGGAGCGGCCGTTCATCACCTCCCACGACCACAAGCGCGGGCTCGTCGAGGAGGACTTCGAGCGGACGCTCGTGTTGAAGACGAGCGTCGACGCCTACCGGCTCCCGTGGATCCGCGAGCAGCTGTTCCCCGAGACCGACGTCGACGTCGTCCATCTGACGCGCAACCCCGCGGCATCGATCAACGGGTTGTACGACGGCTGGCGGCTCAACCGGGGTTTTCAGACCTACGACGTCGGCGAGTTGGATCTCGAGGACTACGGCGGCTCGCTGTGGAACTACGACCTCCCGCCGGGCTGGTTCAGGGACGGCCGGCTGATCGACGTCTGCCTGAAGCAGTGGACCCAGGCCCATCGGCACATCCTCGAGGGTCGCGAGGCGTTCGATGACGTTCTCCGGGTCCGCTTCGAGGACCTGCTTACCGAGACGGAGTCGACGATCGCGGAGATCGTCGAGTTCACCGATCTCGGCGAGTCGTCGCTGCTCGCGGAGAACGCTGAGGACCTCAATCAGGTGATGACGACGAAGGAGCCCGAACGCGCCCGCTGGCGGAACCGCGAGGAACTCGTCCGGGGTGCGCTCGACCGGGCCGACGAGCCCTTCGAGGAGGTTGTCGAGAAGCTGGGATACACGGAGGAATCCGAATGGATCTGA
- a CDS encoding ABC transporter ATP-binding protein: protein MAAIDLDAVTKQYNGVTALREFDLTVEEGEVYGFLGPNGAGKSTVINILLDFIRPTAGQVRVLGYDTQQETQRIHERVGVLPEGFSTYGRLTGRQHLNFAIGCKHANDNPDALAERVNIDDAIDRRASGYSKGMSQRLVLAMALVGQPDLLILDEPSSGLDPAGTREMREIIREEQARGATVLFSSHILDQVESVCDRVGILRDGELVIEDTVEGLREAAQAEVTLHIEVDHLLDTELAKVRSLPGVSEVSVDDTTIHVSCDGDSKTAVLSALDEVDASVTDFTTEDASLEELFMNYTTD, encoded by the coding sequence ATGGCCGCAATCGATCTTGATGCTGTGACTAAACAGTACAATGGTGTCACCGCTCTTCGAGAGTTCGATCTGACCGTGGAAGAAGGCGAAGTCTATGGTTTCCTCGGACCAAATGGAGCGGGTAAATCAACGGTAATCAATATTCTACTTGATTTCATACGCCCGACAGCTGGTCAGGTACGGGTTCTTGGCTACGATACACAACAAGAAACCCAACGGATCCACGAGCGTGTCGGCGTTCTACCTGAAGGATTCAGCACCTATGGCCGACTAACCGGACGTCAGCACCTCAACTTCGCCATCGGATGCAAGCACGCAAATGATAATCCTGACGCGCTTGCTGAGCGCGTGAACATCGATGACGCAATCGATCGGAGGGCGAGCGGCTACTCAAAAGGAATGAGCCAACGGTTAGTACTCGCAATGGCGCTTGTCGGCCAGCCCGATCTATTAATCCTTGACGAACCTTCTTCTGGACTCGATCCTGCAGGCACACGTGAGATGCGCGAAATTATCCGAGAAGAACAAGCACGTGGCGCAACCGTCCTCTTTTCGAGCCATATCCTCGATCAAGTCGAAAGCGTCTGTGACCGTGTGGGAATTCTCCGAGATGGAGAATTGGTTATAGAGGATACTGTCGAAGGACTGCGTGAAGCCGCACAGGCCGAAGTGACGCTCCACATCGAAGTCGATCATCTATTGGATACCGAACTTGCAAAAGTGCGCTCGCTACCAGGCGTCTCAGAAGTGAGCGTTGATGACACTACTATCCACGTTTCCTGTGATGGTGATTCAAAGACTGCAGTACTCTCTGCTCTTGATGAAGTAGACGCGTCAGTCACTGATTTTACTACTGAAGACGCCTCACTCGAAGAACTCTTCATGAATTATACGACCGATTAG
- a CDS encoding PHP domain-containing protein: MEDSIYADLHVHTTNSDGELVLDEVPAVAADVGISAVAITDHDRLHPKLDAPRTRIDGIDVIHGIELRVEVAPLDERIDLLGYGVSESPALRDELDRLQKNRKNRATRIVDLIENELGIELDVAIDGGTGRPHIARAIDAHPDIDLSYQEAFDELIADGRPCYVPREIPPFETGIELLSETCGVVSLAHPYRYEDPEAVLELAPRLDAVECRYPYSSPNIASSSDLDVQTAERQDLLLTGGSDAHTNELGQAGIRKSQYERLLDTGGFKG, translated from the coding sequence ATGGAAGATTCGATATATGCGGACCTACACGTCCACACGACGAATTCCGACGGGGAGTTGGTACTCGATGAGGTTCCGGCAGTGGCAGCCGACGTAGGAATCTCCGCCGTCGCCATCACGGATCACGACCGGCTCCACCCTAAACTGGACGCCCCGCGGACGCGTATCGACGGTATCGACGTTATCCACGGCATCGAACTGCGTGTCGAGGTCGCGCCGCTGGACGAGCGGATCGACCTGCTCGGATACGGTGTGAGCGAATCTCCTGCGCTCCGCGACGAACTCGACCGCCTCCAGAAGAATCGAAAAAACCGTGCCACGCGCATCGTCGACCTAATTGAGAACGAGTTAGGCATCGAACTCGACGTGGCGATCGACGGCGGCACCGGTCGCCCACATATCGCTCGTGCGATCGACGCCCACCCCGATATCGACCTCTCGTATCAGGAGGCGTTCGACGAACTCATCGCCGATGGCCGCCCCTGTTACGTGCCACGCGAGATCCCCCCGTTCGAAACGGGAATCGAGTTGCTTTCCGAGACCTGTGGCGTGGTCAGTCTCGCCCATCCCTACCGCTACGAGGATCCCGAGGCAGTGCTCGAACTGGCACCCCGGCTTGACGCAGTGGAGTGTCGATACCCGTATTCGAGTCCGAACATCGCTTCCAGTTCGGATCTCGACGTGCAGACGGCCGAACGTCAGGACCTTCTTCTCACTGGTGGGAGTGACGCTCATACAAACGAGCTCGGTCAGGCGGGAATCCGTAAATCGCAGTACGAACGATTGCTTGATACAGGGGGATTCAAAGGATGA
- a CDS encoding argininosuccinate synthase: protein MASNTADRDRVALAFSGGLDTTVCVPLLEEEYGYDEVIGLTVDVGQPEAEFAEAEETAAALDLDHHVVDATSEFAETCFDAVRANATYQGYPLGTALARPVIARAILETAEEHDCSALAHGSTGKGNDQLRFEAVWRGSDMEVVAPVRELGLTREWETEYAAERGLPVEGGDEGTYSIDTNLWSRSIEGGQLEEPSYVPGEEIYEWTQAPDGAAELVEIEFEEGYPIAVDGTAMDDVELIEQLNELAGAHGVGRTDLMEDRMLGLKVRENYEHPAATVLLNAHEALEDLVLTKDERSFKQQIDQQWAENAYQGLVDAPLVDALEAFVDTTNEHATGTVTMRLEGGRARPVGRESEYAVYSAEAASFNTETVGDITQADATGVAKYHGFQDRLANAIRERALERPSAGVAVDGGDNESTTGND from the coding sequence ATGGCATCGAACACCGCGGACCGCGACCGTGTCGCGCTCGCGTTCTCGGGCGGGCTGGATACGACCGTCTGTGTCCCGCTACTCGAGGAGGAGTACGGCTACGACGAGGTGATCGGCCTCACCGTCGACGTCGGCCAGCCCGAAGCGGAGTTCGCCGAGGCCGAGGAGACCGCCGCAGCGCTCGACCTCGATCACCACGTCGTCGACGCCACGTCGGAGTTCGCCGAGACCTGCTTCGACGCCGTGCGCGCGAACGCGACCTACCAAGGGTATCCACTAGGGACGGCGCTTGCCCGTCCGGTCATCGCCCGGGCCATCCTCGAGACCGCCGAGGAACACGACTGTTCGGCGCTCGCTCACGGTTCGACGGGCAAGGGTAACGACCAACTCCGCTTTGAGGCGGTCTGGCGCGGCTCGGACATGGAGGTCGTTGCGCCCGTGCGCGAACTCGGATTGACCCGCGAGTGGGAAACCGAGTATGCCGCCGAGCGTGGTCTCCCGGTCGAGGGCGGCGACGAGGGGACGTACAGCATCGACACGAACCTCTGGAGCCGCTCGATCGAAGGGGGGCAGTTGGAGGAGCCGAGTTACGTCCCCGGCGAGGAGATCTACGAGTGGACGCAAGCCCCCGACGGGGCGGCCGAACTCGTGGAGATCGAGTTCGAGGAGGGGTACCCCATCGCAGTAGATGGAACGGCGATGGACGACGTCGAACTGATCGAGCAACTGAACGAACTCGCAGGTGCCCACGGCGTCGGCCGGACCGACCTGATGGAGGACCGGATGCTGGGGCTCAAAGTCCGCGAGAACTACGAGCATCCCGCGGCGACGGTGCTGTTGAACGCCCACGAAGCTCTGGAGGACCTCGTGCTCACGAAGGACGAGCGCTCGTTCAAGCAGCAGATCGATCAACAGTGGGCCGAGAACGCCTATCAGGGCCTCGTTGACGCCCCGCTCGTGGACGCGCTCGAAGCGTTCGTCGACACGACGAACGAACACGCGACCGGGACGGTTACGATGCGGCTCGAAGGCGGTCGGGCCCGACCGGTCGGACGCGAGAGCGAGTATGCGGTCTATTCCGCCGAAGCGGCCTCGTTCAACACGGAGACGGTCGGCGACATCACGCAGGCCGACGCGACCGGCGTCGCCAAGTACCACGGCTTTCAGGACCGCTTGGCGAACGCGATCCGCGAGCGGGCCTTGGAGCGTCCGAGCGCGGGCGTCGCGGTCGATGGCGGCGACAACGAATCGACCACAGGAAACGACTGA
- a CDS encoding carboxylate--amine ligase produces the protein MAEQHAVLIPASPLPHSYACARSLSKHGVHTIVAAEDERLPTFASRYCDESVIIPSARDDLLAYKNALLGIAARPAVKTIIPIRPQDPYVLAKYRDEFEEYVSSVVPPLESLRTVHDRLQLAEAAANAGVPMPETRLLDEVDNWDPELLVKARFNLLADEYVDSYAPNESEIVKTITHLQPGEQPDLETIREEMNHTPIVQEYVQSSDEYVFGALYNHGKAVATFQHRQIRGNSYTGSGGVYRETVDIPELEEVGRGLLDELEWHGLACVEFMEDAETGEFKVAEINPRMWQSLACAVHADADFPYWYWLQAGGRLDLVEPGYTVGVGSHYLYGEAEHLLSIVREESPLVETPSLVETGWEIARSCYEMPYFDYLRLDDPFSFIREVRNIGN, from the coding sequence ATGGCCGAACAACACGCCGTTCTCATCCCCGCATCGCCGCTTCCCCACAGCTATGCGTGTGCCCGCTCGCTCTCGAAACACGGCGTCCACACGATCGTTGCTGCCGAAGACGAACGACTACCCACGTTTGCGTCGCGCTACTGCGATGAATCCGTCATTATCCCCTCAGCACGTGACGATTTGCTCGCCTATAAAAACGCGCTACTGGGGATTGCTGCTCGGCCTGCCGTCAAAACAATCATTCCGATCCGGCCTCAGGATCCGTACGTTCTCGCGAAATATCGCGACGAGTTCGAAGAGTACGTGAGCAGTGTCGTTCCACCCCTTGAGTCGTTACGAACCGTTCACGATCGACTCCAGTTGGCTGAAGCCGCTGCGAACGCAGGGGTTCCGATGCCCGAGACACGACTTCTCGACGAAGTCGATAACTGGGACCCGGAGTTGCTTGTCAAAGCACGATTCAACCTCCTTGCTGACGAGTACGTCGACTCGTATGCACCCAACGAATCGGAGATCGTCAAGACAATCACACACCTCCAACCAGGAGAACAGCCCGATCTCGAGACGATCCGTGAAGAGATGAATCACACGCCGATCGTCCAAGAATACGTACAGAGCTCCGATGAGTATGTGTTTGGAGCGCTCTATAATCACGGTAAGGCGGTAGCGACGTTCCAACATCGACAGATTCGAGGCAATTCGTATACGGGTAGTGGCGGCGTCTATCGTGAGACGGTCGATATTCCGGAACTGGAAGAAGTCGGGCGAGGATTGCTCGATGAACTCGAGTGGCATGGGCTTGCCTGTGTCGAATTTATGGAGGATGCGGAGACTGGCGAATTCAAGGTCGCGGAGATCAACCCTCGTATGTGGCAATCACTGGCGTGTGCCGTCCACGCTGATGCGGACTTCCCGTACTGGTACTGGCTTCAGGCTGGCGGTCGTTTGGATCTAGTTGAGCCGGGCTATACGGTTGGTGTTGGAAGTCACTATTTATATGGTGAGGCTGAGCACCTTCTGAGTATCGTGCGCGAAGAGTCGCCGTTGGTCGAAACACCGTCACTCGTAGAGACGGGATGGGAAATCGCTCGTTCCTGTTATGAGATGCCGTATTTCGACTATCTTCGGCTTGATGACCCGTTTTCGTTCATTCGTGAAGTCCGAAATATCGGAAACTAA
- a CDS encoding universal stress protein: protein MGTILVAYGKDPHRNTVLEFAVERAAAANDDLFVYHINEPEDNSPDQVRGEIEQVLQQTAPTVEFEIAIEELGTVQEKFEHSKVSKQKQLVDIIESSDRDYEYLVMGNIERGPIEEFFLSSMSEAVLDTYAIPVMLVPISTT from the coding sequence ATGGGAACCATTCTTGTCGCGTATGGAAAGGATCCCCATCGAAATACAGTACTTGAGTTCGCCGTAGAACGCGCAGCGGCCGCAAACGATGATCTCTTCGTGTATCATATCAATGAACCCGAAGATAACTCACCCGATCAAGTTCGGGGTGAAATAGAGCAGGTACTCCAGCAAACGGCTCCTACTGTTGAATTCGAGATAGCAATTGAAGAACTCGGCACAGTACAGGAGAAGTTCGAGCACTCCAAAGTTTCGAAACAAAAGCAACTGGTCGATATAATCGAATCATCCGATCGGGACTACGAGTACCTCGTTATGGGGAATATCGAACGCGGCCCCATCGAGGAATTCTTCTTGTCAAGCATGTCTGAAGCCGTTCTTGATACGTATGCGATTCCGGTCATGCTTGTTCCAATCAGTACAACCTGA
- a CDS encoding universal stress protein, with the protein MNNSILVPVNGIPPTIAALNHVLTLEGSHEITILQVCPIIEREESIRQTVIPDAIGEQREASRRTAQQIFSKATDYAAEHDVTVDTEIKSGHPADQISAYAATNGITRIVIGTQEQSLFSRILRGSLPDEIMKRSSVPVTTIQMPTESATKTDNTDQKRPLTFSRGIN; encoded by the coding sequence ATGAATAACTCTATTCTCGTTCCGGTCAACGGTATCCCCCCAACGATTGCAGCTCTCAACCATGTACTCACGTTGGAAGGATCACATGAAATCACGATTCTACAGGTCTGCCCGATCATCGAACGAGAGGAAAGCATTCGCCAAACAGTTATTCCGGACGCAATTGGCGAGCAACGAGAGGCCAGTAGACGGACGGCACAACAGATCTTCTCGAAAGCAACGGACTATGCCGCTGAACACGACGTAACAGTCGATACGGAGATTAAATCAGGCCATCCTGCTGATCAAATCAGCGCATACGCTGCTACCAACGGTATTACTCGTATCGTTATTGGAACGCAAGAACAGTCGCTTTTCTCACGCATTTTGCGTGGGAGTCTGCCGGACGAAATCATGAAACGGTCATCGGTTCCCGTGACAACGATCCAGATGCCGACTGAATCAGCTACAAAAACCGATAACACCGATCAGAAACGACCACTCACCTTCTCACGTGGAATAAACTGA
- a CDS encoding zinc-binding metallopeptidase family protein encodes MADVDIDVTQVSGIYGVRPNETLGDAIRNTMTDIGSFTVEDEALAADLQASLGDVSGQLAKLDPNDREHAQDSAYFTKPIEATDIGETGAYSTDSGDVSQVVPLDRMTTATWPVGTPAHSWQAVAASVSTGMEGMLYAADTIGRTLVQLLTDPNLLADVIAEFNERSGANDYESPMPDDADSYNLLGIDRPTFNPDIGGNINTVGGD; translated from the coding sequence ATGGCCGATGTCGACATCGATGTCACACAGGTAAGCGGCATCTACGGTGTCCGGCCGAACGAAACTCTCGGTGATGCGATTCGGAATACAATGACTGATATCGGCTCCTTTACCGTTGAAGACGAAGCCCTTGCAGCCGACTTACAAGCGTCATTGGGCGATGTATCCGGCCAACTCGCAAAGCTCGATCCTAATGATAGGGAACATGCACAGGATTCCGCCTACTTCACAAAACCGATCGAAGCGACGGATATCGGAGAAACTGGAGCCTATTCCACTGATTCTGGTGATGTGAGCCAAGTCGTCCCACTCGATCGAATGACAACGGCAACATGGCCGGTTGGAACTCCAGCTCACTCTTGGCAAGCCGTTGCTGCTAGTGTATCGACCGGTATGGAAGGAATGCTGTACGCTGCAGATACAATTGGCCGGACACTTGTCCAGCTGCTCACGGATCCGAATTTGCTCGCCGATGTTATCGCTGAGTTCAACGAACGAAGCGGTGCAAACGACTACGAGTCGCCGATGCCCGATGATGCGGATTCCTACAACCTACTTGGTATTGATCGACCCACGTTTAATCCGGATATTGGAGGAAACATTAACACTGTCGGCGGTGACTAA
- a CDS encoding recombinase family protein: MVSKTTAIYIRDTEATGSEDRQLETALDYATTVLDLDPAEILVLSDTALRARNTSSSGDQKLFDLAAEGAIGRVIVRDASRIAMNMRDLYDRVTQLVECGVAVHIVESGLRINDPESESDGGEKGHTMLRALGVAAELETAMNSRRTKEGIAAARAEGKHVGRPPFGFDSDGNGNLVPNEDYETALAVITEIETGESKRAVAHRADITRATVRNIVDRKEIYRSD; this comes from the coding sequence ATGGTCAGTAAAACGACAGCGATCTACATCCGCGACACGGAAGCGACGGGTTCGGAAGACAGGCAACTGGAAACGGCACTCGATTACGCGACGACCGTACTGGATCTCGATCCCGCGGAAATCCTCGTGCTGTCCGATACCGCTTTGCGGGCGCGCAACACGTCTTCGTCGGGCGATCAGAAGTTATTTGACCTGGCTGCGGAGGGGGCTATCGGCCGGGTGATCGTTCGCGACGCCTCGCGGATCGCGATGAACATGCGTGACCTCTACGACCGCGTCACGCAACTCGTCGAATGCGGCGTTGCGGTCCATATCGTCGAATCCGGTCTCCGGATCAACGACCCGGAATCGGAGTCGGATGGGGGGGAGAAGGGACACACGATGCTCCGCGCGCTCGGCGTCGCTGCGGAACTCGAGACGGCAATGAACAGCCGCCGAACCAAGGAAGGCATCGCCGCTGCCCGAGCCGAGGGCAAACACGTCGGGCGTCCCCCGTTCGGGTTCGACAGCGACGGAAACGGCAATCTCGTCCCGAACGAGGACTACGAAACCGCTCTCGCCGTCATCACGGAGATCGAAACCGGCGAAAGCAAGCGAGCCGTCGCGCATCGAGCCGATATTACGCGTGCGACCGTTCGCAACATCGTGGACCGCAAGGAGATCTACCGCTCGGACTGA
- the cysC gene encoding adenylyl-sulfate kinase: MAGETTWLFGLPCSGKTTLAEGLVGPNTVHLDGDYLRETLNSDLGFSKDDRTENLRRAAGVAQALNEQGFDVVASFITPYRSQRELVAEKVENVSFIHVNTPIEVCEERDVKGMYEQAREGEIEGFTGVDDPFEEPEDGEEVALEVRTTAQSSEATIKEINDELGVKFDPSHIFIGRWQPLHDGHRTIIDSAADNGKDVVIAIRDTELSEKNPLTAQERQELIEEVYEDHPNVETMIIPDVDTVAIGRDVGYSVVSVPEEVAEISGTDTRAEYEKSELLEGKHFAD, from the coding sequence ATGGCTGGAGAAACCACCTGGCTGTTCGGCCTGCCGTGCTCGGGCAAGACCACCCTCGCCGAGGGGCTGGTCGGCCCGAACACGGTCCATCTCGACGGCGACTACCTCCGCGAGACGCTCAACTCGGATCTGGGCTTCTCGAAGGACGACCGGACTGAGAACCTCAGACGCGCCGCCGGGGTCGCCCAGGCGCTCAACGAGCAGGGCTTCGACGTCGTCGCCTCGTTCATCACGCCCTATCGCTCCCAGCGCGAACTGGTGGCCGAGAAGGTCGAGAATGTCTCGTTCATCCACGTCAACACGCCCATCGAGGTCTGTGAGGAGCGGGACGTCAAGGGAATGTACGAGCAGGCCCGCGAGGGAGAGATCGAGGGCTTTACCGGTGTCGACGATCCCTTCGAGGAGCCCGAGGACGGCGAGGAGGTCGCCCTAGAGGTGCGCACGACGGCCCAGTCGTCCGAGGCGACGATCAAGGAGATCAACGACGAACTCGGCGTCAAGTTCGACCCGAGCCACATCTTCATCGGGCGCTGGCAGCCGCTGCACGACGGCCACCGAACGATCATCGACTCGGCCGCGGACAACGGCAAGGACGTCGTGATTGCGATCCGGGACACCGAGCTCAGCGAAAAGAACCCGCTGACCGCCCAGGAGCGCCAGGAGCTCATCGAGGAGGTCTACGAGGACCACCCGAACGTCGAGACAATGATCATCCCGGACGTCGATACCGTCGCCATCGGGCGGGACGTCGGCTACTCGGTGGTCTCGGTGCCCGAGGAGGTCGCCGAGATCAGCGGTACCGACACCCGAGCGGAGTACGAGAAGAGCGAGCTCCTCGAAGGCAAGCACTTCGCGGACTGA
- a CDS encoding ABC transporter permease subunit encodes MSLIAVTRKEYLDSIRSYTLIGLIALFVVFTTFLAGIQWIPNMSGVSANGDVNTLAFLNSMRQPALYLVPLVGIMVGYKAIAGERSSGSIRLILGLPNTRREIFFGKLFGQTAVVSTAILIGYGAAALVALVTYDSFALIEFGLYTLLTLLYALACVSIAIGFSASTKSRARALAGAVAVYSVILIFWDVITALLQTAIIGYEVPVGEQPAWLAIFSSLNPSTAFAHTARAVLPEYREISQFPYIETNIWVDWYGFIVLALWIVIPVTIGYVCFSRADIE; translated from the coding sequence ATGAGTTTAATCGCTGTTACGAGAAAAGAATACCTCGACTCGATACGTTCGTACACACTCATTGGACTCATAGCGCTGTTCGTGGTGTTCACCACCTTTTTAGCAGGTATTCAATGGATTCCGAATATGTCTGGTGTTAGTGCTAATGGAGACGTAAACACGCTAGCATTCCTGAACAGTATGAGACAACCCGCTCTCTATCTGGTCCCATTAGTTGGGATCATGGTTGGGTACAAAGCAATTGCTGGCGAACGTTCAAGCGGCAGTATTAGACTTATTCTCGGACTGCCAAACACCCGCAGGGAGATATTTTTCGGTAAGCTATTCGGTCAGACTGCTGTGGTTTCAACAGCAATATTAATAGGATATGGTGCTGCTGCTCTCGTCGCACTGGTCACGTACGATTCATTCGCACTCATTGAATTTGGGCTCTATACGTTACTCACACTGCTATATGCTCTGGCCTGTGTGTCTATCGCAATAGGATTTTCAGCAAGTACGAAGTCGCGAGCGCGCGCGCTCGCTGGTGCAGTGGCTGTATACTCTGTGATTCTAATATTTTGGGATGTAATCACGGCACTATTACAAACGGCAATAATCGGTTACGAAGTTCCGGTAGGAGAGCAACCGGCCTGGTTAGCGATCTTCTCTAGTCTAAATCCTTCGACAGCGTTTGCCCATACTGCAAGAGCAGTTCTACCTGAATATCGTGAGATCTCTCAATTTCCATATATAGAGACGAATATCTGGGTCGACTGGTACGGCTTTATCGTTCTTGCACTGTGGATTGTAATTCCAGTAACTATTGGATATGTCTGTTTCAGCAGAGCGGATATTGAGTAG